A single region of the Salvia miltiorrhiza cultivar Shanhuang (shh) chromosome 8, IMPLAD_Smil_shh, whole genome shotgun sequence genome encodes:
- the LOC130998099 gene encoding uncharacterized protein LOC130998099, whose translation MSPSRKTLCLLMFISCISIQECKGDDAKGYYNPPVECSRVDCPPFTVIYGEKDFEIRNYSQSLWVTAPGVEQYSLMGGLGKAGNNLIPYYYRQINQGMSFVPYGPLVMMDVINSTYTNYFYVPHKYQNGGLPKPFTPEIKQVKLPKYKYAAVRRIHGEISDENVAAQVDALRKNLKASAYQRAADRPQFTFVLYIWGIFNQGYELLIWFD comes from the exons ATGTCTCCTTCAAGAAAGACACTTTGTTTATTGATGTTTATTTCTTGTATTAGTATACAAGAATGCAAAGGTGATGATGCTAAAGGGTATTATAATCCTCCAGTGGAGTGTTCTAGAGTCGATTGTCCACCATTTACTGTTATTTATGGTGAAAAAGATTTTGAAATCAGAAATTACAGTCAATCTTTATGGGTGACCGCTCCCGGCGTTGAGCAATACTCACTCATGGGTGGTCTTGGGAAAGCTGGGAACAA TTTGATACCCTATTATTATCGGCAAATTAACCAAGGAATGAGCTTTGTACCTTACGGCCCACTTGTGATGATGGATGTCATAAACAGCACTTACACAAACTATTTTTACGTGCCTCACAAGTATCAAAATGGTGGTCTCCCAAAACCTTTTACACCCGAAATAAAGCAAGTGAAATTGCCTAAATATAAATATGCAGCTGTTAGAAGGATCCATGGTGAGATTAGTGATGAAAATGTAGCAGCACAAGTTGATGCGTTGAGGAAAAACTTGAAAGCTTCTGCTTACCAACGTGCAGCTGATCGTCCTCAGTTTACATTTGTTTTGTACATTTGGGGCATTTTCAACCAAGGCTACGAACTTCTTATTTGGTTCGACTAG